The sequence GGAATATCTTGCCCATGATCAAGAAACAAAGGTTATAGCCCTGTATATCGAAGGGATTAGAGATGGGAGAAGATTCTTTGATGTGTTGAAGAATACAGCAAAATCGAAGCCGGTAGTGGTCCATAAAGGCGGACATACAAATGCTGGAACCAGGGCCGCTGCCTCTCATACTGGTTCCCTAACGGGGGAGGAAAGGATATGGGATGCTCTTTGCAGACAGGCTTCGGTTATTCGTGTCCATAGTATAGATGAGGTTGTAGACACTGTATTAGCTTTTGCTTTCATGACTCCTCCGAAAGGGAAGAATGTAGCCGTTGTAGGATATGGGGGAGGGGTTAGCGTCCAGGCCGCTGACGACTGTGAGAGTACGGGGCTTTCAGTTCCCCTATTCCCTCAAGAGATCAGGGACAGACTGAGCAGTTTTACCCCTGATGCCAATAACAGTGTAAAGAATCCAGTGGATACCCAATGGTTGGTGTGGGACCCCGGTAAGTTTGTTGATACAGTGAGGATCGTTTCTGAGTGGAAAGGGATTGATTTTTTGATAATGCCTCTGGCAATAGATATGTTCCCTATCGAAAGGGAACACGAATTGTTAGATCAAATGATCAAGTCAGTTACCGGATCTAAAAAGGTGTGTTCAAAACCAATAGCAGTGGTACTCCATGAAGGGACATCTCCTGAAATCCTTGGAAAGACTTTATTGCTCCAAGAAAGACTTTCATCTTTGGGTCTCCCTGTTTACCCCACCCTTGGAAGGGCTGCTGAGGCTATAGGCAGATTTATTCGATACCATCATCCTATTTAACCGAACTTCAT comes from Thermodesulfobacteriota bacterium and encodes:
- a CDS encoding CoA-binding protein codes for the protein MALVGTSPDPNNWAGQMIPEALVEFKYDGNLFFVSRKSSEMWGFKTYPSIKDIPVSVDYVICSIAARFTPKLMEECASKGVRAVHLFTSGFSETCEEEGIRLEEKITQIARDNGIRIIGPNSPGIYCPESRLTFSPILPKESGPVACLSQSGGHCIRFLRLGGTRGLRFSKVVAYGNGCDLSVTDFLEYLAHDQETKVIALYIEGIRDGRRFFDVLKNTAKSKPVVVHKGGHTNAGTRAAASHTGSLTGEERIWDALCRQASVIRVHSIDEVVDTVLAFAFMTPPKGKNVAVVGYGGGVSVQAADDCESTGLSVPLFPQEIRDRLSSFTPDANNSVKNPVDTQWLVWDPGKFVDTVRIVSEWKGIDFLIMPLAIDMFPIEREHELLDQMIKSVTGSKKVCSKPIAVVLHEGTSPEILGKTLLLQERLSSLGLPVYPTLGRAAEAIGRFIRYHHPI